One window of Akkermansia biwaensis genomic DNA carries:
- a CDS encoding energy-coupling factor ABC transporter permease, which translates to MHMADGFVSPAVGCTMWAATAAITVLCARRIKQEKEARLVPLMGVLGAFIFACQMLNFTIPGTGSSGHLGGGLILAILLGPYAGFLVMAAILAVQALFFADGGLLALGCNIFNLGFFSCLVAYPFIYKPLAGGSPGTGRITLASITAAVIGLQLGAFSVVLETTASGISALPFAQFVQLMLPIHLAIGVVEGLATAAVVIFISKAQPSLLRPAGLEHGTPKKASFTVLGIFAVAALLCGAALSWFASAYPDGLEWSVAGVTGSEETSLAEPSAIHRNLESVQTATAIMPDYALPAAEETVPDTEPASLVNPETSLAGILGSAIIAALIFLAGFLFGRKPHEDRPR; encoded by the coding sequence ATGCATATGGCGGACGGCTTCGTTTCACCGGCGGTAGGCTGCACCATGTGGGCGGCCACGGCGGCCATCACCGTACTCTGCGCACGCAGGATCAAGCAGGAAAAGGAAGCTCGGCTCGTCCCGCTCATGGGCGTGCTGGGAGCCTTCATCTTTGCCTGCCAGATGCTGAACTTCACCATTCCGGGCACCGGGTCCAGCGGACACCTGGGCGGCGGCCTCATTCTGGCCATCCTGCTCGGCCCCTATGCAGGCTTCCTGGTTATGGCGGCCATCCTGGCCGTCCAGGCCCTCTTCTTCGCGGACGGCGGCCTGCTGGCGCTGGGCTGCAACATCTTCAACCTGGGCTTCTTCTCCTGCCTGGTGGCCTACCCCTTCATTTACAAGCCGCTGGCGGGCGGCAGCCCCGGCACGGGCCGCATCACGCTGGCAAGCATCACGGCCGCCGTCATCGGGCTTCAGCTGGGGGCCTTCTCCGTCGTTCTGGAAACTACGGCCTCCGGCATCTCCGCCCTGCCCTTCGCCCAGTTCGTGCAACTGATGCTGCCCATCCACCTGGCCATCGGCGTTGTGGAAGGGCTTGCCACGGCAGCCGTGGTCATCTTCATCAGCAAGGCGCAGCCCTCCCTGCTGCGTCCTGCCGGACTTGAACACGGAACTCCCAAAAAGGCGTCCTTCACCGTCCTGGGCATCTTTGCGGTGGCCGCCCTTCTCTGCGGCGCGGCCCTCTCCTGGTTCGCCTCCGCCTACCCGGACGGCCTGGAATGGTCCGTGGCCGGAGTCACGGGCTCCGAGGAAACGAGCCTGGCGGAACCCTCCGCCATCCACCGCAATCTGGAATCCGTACAAACGGCCACAGCCATCATGCCGGACTACGCCCTGCCCGCCGCGGAAGAAACGGTCCCGGACACGGAACCCGCCTCCCTCGTCAATCCTGAAACGAGCCTGGCCGGCATCCTGGGCAGCGCCATCATCGCGGCTCTGATCTTCCTGGCCGGATTCCTCTTCGGCAGAAAACCGCACGAAGACCGCCCCCGCTGA
- a CDS encoding DNA topoisomerase IV subunit B → MAYDENSIKTLDWREHIRMRPGMYIGKLGDGTSPDDGVYVLLKEVIDNSIDEFVMGFGKKITIDVTPDGLCEVRDFGRGIPLGKLLDCAAKINTGAKYDSDAFKKSVGLNGVGIKAVNALSDFFEIQAYRDGETRSYQFRRGEEVPKARRKGGTDEPNGTRTAFHADQEIFPANTQFRPEYIEKMCRYYSYLNKGLVLHFNGRRYVSKNGLLDLLTEAMSEEPLYPIIHMEGHDIEVAFTHGSQYGEEHYSFVNGQHTTQGGTHQAAFREAIVKTLRDFFKKNYEAADIRSSLVAAISIKVKEPVFESQTKTKLGSNTISPEGETIRTFVGNFIARELDNYLHKNPETAKALEIKIKDAERDRKELSGIQKLARENARKAKIHNKNLRDCRVHYNSRHARAGETTLFITEGLSASGSITTARDAETQAVFSLRGKPLNSFGMSRKVVYENEEFNFLQHALNIENGLEDLRYDKVVIATDADDDGMHIRILLMTFFIQFFPELIREGHLFILQTPLFRVRNKQQTIYCYSDSEREAAIALLGKNPEITRFKGLGEISPDEFKAFIGEGMRLDRVRLEDSHKVKELLAFYMGKNTRERQEYILENLRVELDPVMD, encoded by the coding sequence ATGGCCTACGACGAAAACAGCATCAAGACCCTGGACTGGCGGGAACACATCCGCATGCGCCCGGGGATGTACATCGGCAAACTTGGAGACGGAACCTCACCGGACGACGGCGTTTACGTCCTGCTGAAAGAAGTCATCGACAACTCCATTGACGAATTCGTCATGGGATTCGGCAAAAAGATCACCATCGACGTCACCCCAGACGGCCTGTGCGAGGTGCGCGACTTCGGCCGCGGCATCCCGCTGGGAAAACTGCTGGACTGCGCCGCCAAGATCAACACCGGGGCCAAATACGACAGCGACGCCTTTAAAAAATCCGTGGGCCTCAACGGCGTGGGCATCAAGGCGGTCAACGCCCTTTCCGACTTTTTTGAAATCCAGGCCTACCGGGACGGAGAAACGCGTTCCTACCAGTTCCGCCGGGGGGAGGAAGTCCCCAAGGCGCGGCGGAAGGGCGGCACGGACGAGCCCAACGGCACCCGCACGGCCTTCCACGCGGACCAGGAAATCTTCCCGGCAAACACCCAGTTCCGGCCGGAATACATTGAAAAAATGTGCCGGTACTACTCTTACCTCAACAAGGGACTGGTCCTGCACTTCAACGGGCGCCGCTACGTCTCCAAAAACGGTCTGCTGGACCTGCTCACGGAAGCCATGAGTGAAGAGCCCCTTTATCCGATCATCCACATGGAAGGTCACGACATCGAGGTAGCCTTCACGCACGGCAGCCAGTACGGGGAGGAGCACTACTCCTTTGTCAACGGCCAGCATACCACGCAGGGGGGAACGCACCAGGCGGCCTTCCGGGAAGCCATCGTCAAGACCCTCCGTGACTTCTTCAAAAAGAACTATGAGGCGGCGGACATCCGCTCCTCCCTGGTGGCCGCCATCTCCATCAAGGTGAAGGAACCCGTCTTTGAATCCCAGACAAAGACCAAGCTGGGGTCCAACACCATCAGCCCGGAAGGGGAAACCATCCGCACCTTCGTCGGCAACTTCATCGCGCGGGAACTGGACAACTACCTGCACAAAAATCCGGAAACCGCCAAGGCCCTGGAAATAAAAATCAAGGACGCGGAGCGGGACCGCAAGGAACTCTCCGGCATCCAGAAGCTGGCCAGGGAAAACGCCCGGAAGGCGAAAATCCACAACAAAAACCTCCGGGACTGCCGCGTGCACTACAACTCCAGGCACGCCCGCGCGGGAGAAACCACCCTGTTCATCACGGAAGGCCTCTCCGCCTCCGGCTCCATCACCACGGCGCGGGATGCGGAAACCCAGGCGGTCTTCTCCCTGCGGGGCAAGCCCCTGAACTCCTTCGGCATGAGCCGCAAGGTCGTTTACGAAAACGAGGAATTCAACTTCCTCCAGCACGCCCTGAACATTGAAAACGGCCTGGAAGACCTGCGGTACGACAAAGTAGTCATCGCCACGGACGCCGACGACGACGGCATGCACATCCGCATCCTGCTGATGACCTTCTTCATCCAGTTCTTCCCGGAACTCATCCGGGAAGGGCATCTCTTCATCCTCCAGACGCCCCTGTTCCGCGTGCGCAACAAGCAACAGACCATCTACTGCTATTCGGACTCCGAGCGGGAAGCGGCCATCGCCCTGCTGGGCAAAAACCCGGAAATCACCCGTTTCAAGGGCCTCGGGGAAATCTCCCCGGATGAATTCAAGGCCTTCATCGGGGAAGGCATGCGCCTGGACCGGGTACGGCTGGAAGACTCCCACAAGGTCAAGGAACTGCTCGCCTTCTACATGGGCAAAAACACACGGGAACGCCAGGAATACATCTTGGAAAACTTGCGTGTTGAACTGGACCCCGTCATGGACTAG
- a CDS encoding isoprenyl transferase, whose product MHTIPKEKLPRHIACIMDGNGRWAHSRGLPRRAGHRAGADTVERCVDFCISHGIPWLTLYAFSSENWNRPKTEVRALMLLLHDFLKKRLREMKDKGVRLLAIGDTGRLPERTRKLLERSIEQTAGNTKINLVLALSYGSRAEIAGAARKIAQKISAGELRPDAITEETFGQYLDTAGMPDPDLLIRTSGEMRISNFLLWQISYAELYLTDTLWPDFSEQDMEAAVKDYARRTRRFGGI is encoded by the coding sequence ATGCACACCATCCCCAAGGAAAAACTGCCGCGCCATATCGCCTGCATCATGGACGGCAACGGCCGCTGGGCGCACAGCCGCGGACTGCCGCGCCGCGCCGGACACCGGGCGGGGGCGGACACCGTAGAACGCTGCGTTGACTTCTGCATCTCCCACGGCATTCCCTGGCTCACTCTCTACGCCTTCTCCTCGGAAAACTGGAACCGTCCCAAAACGGAAGTCCGGGCCCTGATGCTCCTGCTGCACGACTTCCTGAAAAAGCGTCTCCGGGAAATGAAAGACAAGGGCGTGCGCCTCCTCGCCATCGGCGACACCGGACGCCTGCCCGAACGCACCAGGAAACTGCTGGAACGCAGCATTGAGCAAACCGCCGGAAACACCAAAATCAACCTCGTGCTGGCCCTCTCCTACGGGAGCCGGGCGGAAATCGCGGGCGCGGCCAGAAAAATCGCACAAAAAATCTCCGCCGGGGAACTCCGTCCGGACGCCATCACGGAAGAAACATTCGGCCAATATCTGGACACCGCCGGCATGCCGGACCCGGACCTGCTTATTCGTACCTCCGGAGAAATGAGGATTTCCAACTTCCTGCTCTGGCAGATCAGCTATGCGGAGCTCTATCTGACGGACACCCTGTGGCCTGACTTCAGTGAACAGGACATGGAAGCGGCCGTCAAGGACTACGCACGCAGAACGCGCCGTTTCGGCGGCATCTGA
- the ispE gene encoding 4-(cytidine 5'-diphospho)-2-C-methyl-D-erythritol kinase, with the protein MISYKAPCKVNASLRVLGKREDGFHEVDTVMVPLELCDELEFSPAPCLGMSCNAPGVPVDESNLVMKAGRLMERELGRPMPWHVHLVKNVPHGAGLGGGSSDAACVLEALNSLEGGGLPPERLAELAGEIGSDVGFFIYGTACRCTGRGEKVAPLPDWREWAPLLVLLKPSFGVSTPDAYRRWAGSRELPGIPYGEQEVDGHVLVNDLERPVFEKHLFLAEMKRWLLERPGVRGAMMSGSGSTMFAVMEGGDAARTLMEDAARELDPTLWMWSGRVAQRGFCKNMPL; encoded by the coding sequence ATGATCAGTTACAAGGCCCCGTGCAAGGTGAACGCTTCCCTCCGCGTTCTGGGAAAAAGGGAGGACGGTTTTCATGAGGTGGATACCGTGATGGTTCCGCTGGAGTTGTGCGACGAATTGGAGTTTTCCCCGGCTCCCTGTCTGGGAATGAGCTGCAACGCTCCCGGCGTGCCGGTTGATGAGAGCAATCTGGTCATGAAGGCCGGCCGTCTGATGGAACGGGAACTGGGGCGGCCCATGCCCTGGCATGTCCATCTGGTGAAGAATGTTCCCCACGGGGCCGGGCTGGGCGGCGGCAGCAGCGATGCCGCCTGCGTGCTTGAAGCCCTGAACAGCCTGGAAGGCGGAGGACTGCCGCCGGAACGGCTGGCGGAGCTGGCCGGAGAGATCGGTTCCGACGTCGGCTTTTTCATTTACGGCACCGCCTGCCGCTGTACGGGCCGGGGAGAGAAGGTGGCGCCTCTGCCGGATTGGCGGGAATGGGCGCCCCTGCTTGTTCTGCTTAAGCCGTCGTTCGGTGTTTCCACGCCGGATGCCTACCGCCGCTGGGCAGGTTCCCGCGAGCTTCCGGGCATTCCCTACGGGGAACAGGAGGTGGACGGCCATGTTCTGGTCAACGACCTGGAGCGGCCCGTGTTTGAGAAGCACCTGTTCCTGGCGGAGATGAAGCGCTGGCTGCTGGAAAGGCCGGGCGTCCGCGGAGCGATGATGTCCGGTTCCGGTTCCACCATGTTTGCCGTAATGGAGGGCGGGGACGCCGCCCGCACCCTGATGGAAGACGCCGCCCGGGAACTGGACCCCACCCTGTGGATGTGGTCCGGCCGTGTCGCGCAGCGAGGCTTTTGTAAAAACATGCCGCTGTAA
- a CDS encoding ATP-dependent DNA helicase, translated as MNGAGAGEDCGVSAFEAYVRRAFAEDGLFSRARDFEYRAEQQNMALAVARALQVDAPLLVEAGTGVGKSLGYLLPAVKFALDFERKAVVSTHTINLQEQLFNKDIPLLRAALGIDFSAALLKGRQNYLCHSRLRRALGQMDSLFTQTEAAELKRIQDWALRTQDGTLSDMTFRPSPKVWAMVCSEPHACSMRNCGPSCPYQVARKRVLDAKVVVLNHTLFFGLMAQAEESEEAGFVFPGDFVILDEAHMIENIAARQLGVQLSESHLNYELLRMFNPRTKKGLLKPLNNPALFQRVEEVLDASGLFFQNARDDLGFAGHGKIVRILQPEWSQDMLSLPLAELVGELKREALKQEENVSVKDELADMAARMEETQASLKVLMDMTEEEHVYWAEKSGPEGRNLSVCSAPVEVGEILRERLFSAGRAAILTSATLGTGDADMSYFAGRVGAENVRKLQIGSPFNYREQMRLIVARSMPEPDQPEYAEVLPEWIKRFLAESKGRAFVLFTSYRLMVQAAEKVRPFCEEQGWNLYVQGQEMQRHAMLEAFRKDVNSVLFGTDSFWTGVDVPGEALSNVIVTRLPFEVPDHPLVESRFESIKARGGNPFYEYSVPVAILKLRQGVGRLIRTKNDSGMVVILDPRVATKRYGARFIKSLPDARLEFV; from the coding sequence ATGAACGGCGCCGGTGCAGGTGAGGATTGCGGCGTTAGCGCCTTTGAAGCGTATGTCCGGCGGGCATTCGCGGAGGACGGCCTGTTTTCCCGCGCCAGGGATTTTGAATACCGGGCGGAACAGCAGAACATGGCCCTTGCCGTTGCACGGGCGCTCCAGGTGGACGCCCCCCTGCTGGTGGAGGCCGGAACGGGCGTGGGCAAGTCCCTGGGCTATTTGCTGCCCGCCGTGAAGTTTGCGCTGGATTTTGAGCGGAAAGCCGTCGTTTCCACGCACACGATCAATTTGCAGGAGCAGTTGTTCAACAAGGATATTCCGCTCCTGCGCGCCGCCCTGGGGATTGATTTTTCCGCCGCCCTGCTGAAAGGCAGGCAGAATTACCTGTGCCACTCCCGGCTGAGACGAGCCCTGGGGCAGATGGATTCCCTGTTTACGCAGACGGAGGCCGCGGAGTTGAAGCGCATCCAGGACTGGGCCCTTCGGACGCAGGACGGCACCCTGAGCGACATGACGTTCAGGCCCTCCCCCAAGGTGTGGGCCATGGTGTGCAGCGAGCCGCACGCGTGCAGCATGCGCAACTGCGGTCCCTCCTGTCCGTACCAGGTGGCCCGCAAGAGGGTGCTGGACGCCAAGGTGGTGGTTCTGAACCATACGCTGTTTTTCGGTCTGATGGCGCAGGCGGAGGAGTCCGAGGAGGCGGGATTCGTTTTTCCCGGGGATTTCGTGATTCTGGACGAGGCCCACATGATTGAGAACATTGCCGCTCGGCAGCTTGGTGTGCAGTTGTCGGAATCCCATTTGAATTACGAGCTGCTGAGGATGTTCAATCCGCGCACGAAGAAAGGCCTGCTGAAGCCGCTGAACAATCCCGCCCTGTTCCAGAGGGTGGAGGAGGTGCTGGACGCTTCCGGCCTGTTTTTCCAGAATGCCCGTGATGACCTGGGCTTTGCGGGGCACGGCAAGATTGTCCGCATTTTACAGCCGGAATGGTCGCAGGACATGCTTTCCCTGCCTCTGGCCGAATTGGTCGGGGAGTTGAAGCGGGAAGCCCTGAAACAGGAGGAGAATGTCTCCGTGAAGGATGAACTGGCGGACATGGCCGCCCGCATGGAGGAGACGCAGGCCTCCCTGAAAGTGCTGATGGACATGACGGAGGAGGAGCACGTGTACTGGGCGGAGAAGTCCGGACCGGAGGGCAGGAACCTGAGCGTGTGCTCCGCCCCCGTGGAAGTGGGGGAAATCCTGAGGGAGCGCCTGTTTTCCGCCGGCCGCGCCGCCATTCTGACCTCCGCCACGCTGGGGACGGGGGATGCGGACATGAGCTATTTTGCCGGGCGCGTAGGCGCGGAAAATGTCCGGAAGCTTCAGATAGGCAGTCCGTTCAATTACCGGGAGCAGATGCGCCTGATCGTGGCCCGCTCCATGCCGGAGCCGGACCAGCCGGAGTACGCGGAAGTGCTGCCCGAATGGATCAAGAGGTTTCTGGCGGAGTCCAAGGGCAGGGCTTTCGTGCTTTTCACGAGCTACCGCCTGATGGTGCAGGCGGCGGAGAAGGTGCGCCCGTTTTGCGAGGAGCAGGGATGGAATCTGTACGTTCAGGGGCAGGAGATGCAGCGGCACGCCATGCTGGAGGCGTTCAGGAAGGACGTGAACAGCGTGCTGTTCGGCACGGACAGCTTCTGGACGGGGGTGGACGTGCCGGGAGAGGCGCTTTCCAACGTGATCGTGACGCGCCTGCCGTTTGAAGTGCCCGACCATCCGCTGGTGGAGTCCCGCTTTGAGAGCATCAAGGCGCGCGGCGGGAATCCGTTTTACGAGTATTCCGTGCCCGTGGCCATTCTGAAGCTGAGGCAGGGCGTGGGGCGGCTGATACGCACGAAGAACGATTCCGGGATGGTGGTGATTCTGGATCCCCGCGTGGCCACCAAGAGGTACGGGGCGAGGTTCATCAAGTCCCTGCCGGACGCGCGGCTGGAGTTCGTGTGA
- the cbiQ gene encoding cobalt ECF transporter T component CbiQ gives MPLFTDAARQFRQMDRFSCGNTGFHRLDARIKIGAFIVFQICVLSWPPQEITGLLPFFLFPVCVIRMAGLPLGYLLKRTLWLLPVAVMIGIFNPLVDRTPAGEWFGIPVTRGMISFISIILRCMLTILAAFTLLASTGFAPLCRGLRQLGVPRILITVLAFLYRYAFILVDEFQNTLLAFRSRRGSSGAVPLSIWGAMTGQLLLRAFGRAERIYQAVQCRGGEDPEFSSVPGVITARGVMGGLFFCLFAILFRCVNVTMLAGQFTRNLIS, from the coding sequence ATGCCCCTCTTCACGGACGCCGCGCGGCAATTCCGCCAAATGGACCGGTTTTCCTGCGGAAACACCGGATTCCACCGTCTGGACGCCCGCATCAAGATAGGAGCCTTCATCGTCTTCCAAATCTGCGTCCTCTCCTGGCCGCCGCAGGAAATCACGGGGCTGCTCCCCTTCTTCCTGTTCCCCGTGTGCGTCATCCGCATGGCGGGGCTCCCCCTCGGCTACCTGCTGAAACGGACCCTGTGGCTCCTGCCCGTCGCCGTCATGATCGGGATATTCAATCCCCTGGTGGACAGGACGCCCGCGGGGGAATGGTTCGGCATTCCCGTCACGCGGGGCATGATCTCCTTCATCTCCATCATCCTGCGGTGCATGCTGACCATTCTGGCGGCCTTCACCCTGCTGGCCTCCACCGGCTTCGCCCCGCTGTGCCGCGGCCTCCGGCAGCTCGGCGTGCCGCGCATCCTGATCACCGTGCTGGCCTTCCTGTACAGGTATGCCTTCATTCTGGTGGACGAATTTCAGAACACGCTCCTGGCCTTCCGTTCCCGGCGCGGCTCCTCCGGTGCCGTCCCGCTGTCCATATGGGGGGCCATGACGGGACAGCTCCTGCTGCGCGCGTTCGGCCGGGCGGAACGCATTTACCAGGCCGTGCAGTGCAGGGGCGGGGAAGATCCCGAATTCTCTTCCGTTCCCGGCGTCATCACGGCGCGGGGAGTCATGGGCGGTCTCTTTTTCTGCCTCTTCGCCATCCTTTTCCGCTGCGTCAACGTCACCATGCTGGCGGGCCAGTTCACCCGCAATCTCATCTCATGA
- a CDS encoding energy-coupling factor ABC transporter ATP-binding protein, which yields MSHHLVETIDLCFSYPDSPPALNGVTMRITHGESVALVGGNGAGKSTLLLHLNGLLTPSSGQVRVGDIPVTPKTAARVRESVGMVFQQADDQLFMPTVREDVAFGPLNMGLPQEEIDRRVAQALRDVNAAALADKMTHHLSGGEKRAVSIATVLSMSPDILVLDEPSANLDPASRRTLINLLRRFSHTKIIATHDLDMVMDLCTRCIVMKDGSILADAPVPDIFADCALLEEARLEQPLSYCLRHCGR from the coding sequence ATGAGCCACCATCTTGTAGAAACCATCGACCTGTGCTTCAGCTATCCGGACTCTCCCCCGGCCCTGAACGGCGTCACCATGCGCATCACGCACGGAGAATCCGTCGCCCTTGTCGGAGGAAACGGAGCGGGAAAATCCACCTTGCTGCTCCATCTCAACGGCCTGCTGACACCCTCTTCCGGACAGGTGCGTGTGGGGGACATCCCCGTGACGCCTAAAACGGCCGCCCGCGTCCGGGAAAGCGTGGGCATGGTGTTCCAGCAGGCGGACGACCAGCTCTTCATGCCCACGGTCCGGGAAGACGTGGCGTTCGGCCCTCTGAACATGGGGCTCCCACAGGAAGAAATAGACCGCCGCGTGGCCCAGGCCCTGCGGGATGTAAATGCCGCCGCCCTGGCGGACAAAATGACGCATCACCTTTCCGGGGGGGAAAAGCGCGCCGTCTCCATCGCCACCGTCCTTTCCATGAGCCCGGACATCCTCGTCCTGGACGAGCCCAGCGCCAATCTGGACCCGGCCTCCCGCCGCACGCTCATCAACCTGCTGCGCCGGTTCTCCCACACCAAAATCATCGCCACCCACGATCTGGACATGGTCATGGACCTGTGCACCCGCTGCATCGTCATGAAAGACGGCTCCATCCTGGCGGACGCTCCTGTGCCGGACATCTTTGCGGACTGTGCCCTTCTGGAGGAAGCCCGCCTGGAACAACCCCTCAGCTACTGTCTGAGGCACTGCGGCAGGTAA
- a CDS encoding mannose-1-phosphate guanylyltransferase — MNQYALILAGGSGTRFWPLSRDHRPKQLLNIIGEDTLLRQAIDRLDGLVPRQNIFILTNHLQEAEVRRQAPDIPADNIVSEPVRRDTAPAIALGIGLIKAADPHGVMLVIPSDQLIQDREAFRTLMQAAMDTAAQEKALVTVGIKPTWPCPSYGYIERGKETPCASPAHSCREVLRFKEKPDTETAASYLAQGNFCWNAGMFVWSIPAVCEQLDKHCPELASFVEHIAEAPDPHHILQEEFPSLTPISIDFALMEHADRVLNFEATFDWDDVGSWISVADYLESHNRNKTNTDITVQDASGNIVFSQGGDKHVALLGVDNLIVVETADAILIANRDKADDIKKIVNQLPDELR; from the coding sequence ATGAATCAATATGCTCTCATTCTGGCCGGCGGCAGCGGCACGCGCTTCTGGCCTCTTTCCCGGGACCACCGCCCCAAGCAGCTCCTGAATATCATCGGTGAGGACACCCTGCTCCGCCAGGCCATCGACCGGCTGGACGGCCTCGTTCCCCGGCAAAACATCTTCATCCTGACCAACCATTTGCAGGAGGCGGAAGTGCGCCGCCAGGCGCCGGACATCCCCGCGGACAACATCGTATCCGAACCCGTCCGCCGTGACACGGCTCCCGCCATCGCCCTGGGCATCGGACTCATCAAGGCGGCGGATCCGCACGGCGTCATGCTGGTCATCCCGTCCGACCAGCTCATTCAGGACCGGGAAGCTTTCCGCACCCTGATGCAGGCCGCCATGGACACCGCCGCGCAGGAAAAAGCCCTCGTCACCGTAGGCATCAAACCCACCTGGCCCTGCCCTTCCTACGGCTACATTGAACGCGGGAAGGAAACGCCCTGCGCCTCTCCGGCCCATTCCTGCCGGGAAGTCCTGCGCTTCAAGGAAAAACCGGATACGGAAACGGCCGCCTCCTATCTGGCCCAGGGCAACTTCTGCTGGAACGCGGGCATGTTCGTCTGGAGCATCCCCGCCGTTTGCGAGCAGCTGGACAAGCACTGCCCGGAACTGGCCTCCTTTGTGGAACATATTGCGGAAGCCCCGGATCCGCATCACATCCTTCAGGAGGAATTCCCCTCGCTCACTCCCATTTCCATCGACTTCGCGCTGATGGAGCACGCCGACCGGGTGCTCAACTTTGAAGCCACCTTCGACTGGGACGACGTAGGCTCCTGGATATCCGTAGCGGACTATCTGGAAAGCCACAACCGCAATAAAACCAACACGGACATCACCGTGCAGGACGCCTCCGGCAACATCGTCTTCTCCCAGGGCGGAGACAAGCACGTGGCCCTGCTGGGAGTGGACAACCTCATTGTCGTAGAAACGGCGGACGCCATCCTCATCGCAAACAGGGACAAGGCGGACGACATCAAGAAAATCGTCAACCAGCTCCCGGACGAACTCAGATGA
- the argB gene encoding acetylglutamate kinase yields the protein MDSKITRLIEQASVIVGALPYLQAYRDKTFLIKFGGSAMDDPRLVKKLMRDIVLLEALGFNPVIVHGGGKAISKAMMEAGLEAHFINGLRVTTPEAISIVERTLSGTINPGLVQMFRDFGGKGVGIPGTEIFVGERIQEKDEQGNPVDIGEVGNVIGCLTERVTEALELQITPIVSPLAKELGTHKPLNVNADLAAAALARELKPVKLIYISDVPGIMKDPSDPSTLIKSVTRTEALELIENGTVSGGMIPKIHSAIDALNAGVRKVHFIDGRLPHTLLLEIFTPDGIGTEVIREQR from the coding sequence ATGGACTCCAAAATCACCCGCCTGATTGAACAGGCATCCGTCATCGTCGGCGCGCTTCCCTACCTCCAGGCCTACCGGGACAAAACCTTCCTGATCAAATTCGGAGGCAGCGCCATGGACGACCCCCGCCTGGTCAAAAAGCTCATGAGGGACATCGTGCTGCTGGAGGCGCTGGGCTTCAACCCCGTCATTGTTCACGGAGGCGGAAAGGCCATTTCCAAGGCCATGATGGAAGCCGGTCTGGAAGCCCACTTCATCAACGGCCTGCGCGTGACGACCCCGGAAGCCATATCCATTGTGGAACGCACCCTTTCCGGCACCATCAACCCCGGCCTGGTCCAAATGTTCCGCGACTTCGGCGGAAAAGGGGTGGGCATTCCCGGAACGGAAATCTTCGTCGGAGAGCGCATTCAGGAAAAGGATGAACAGGGCAACCCCGTGGACATCGGGGAAGTGGGCAACGTCATCGGCTGCCTCACGGAACGCGTCACGGAAGCTCTGGAACTGCAAATCACCCCCATCGTCTCCCCGCTAGCCAAGGAACTGGGCACCCACAAGCCGCTCAACGTGAACGCGGACCTGGCCGCCGCCGCTCTTGCCAGGGAACTCAAGCCGGTCAAGCTCATCTACATTTCAGACGTCCCCGGCATCATGAAGGACCCCTCCGATCCTTCCACCCTCATCAAATCCGTCACACGGACCGAAGCTCTTGAACTCATCGAAAACGGTACCGTTTCCGGAGGCATGATCCCGAAAATCCATTCCGCCATCGACGCCCTCAACGCGGGCGTGCGGAAAGTCCACTTCATTGACGGGCGCCTGCCCCACACCCTGCTGCTGGAAATCTTCACTCCGGACGGCATCGGCACGGAAGTCATCCGGGAACAGCGTTAA
- a CDS encoding lipocalin family protein, whose amino-acid sequence MNKLLCTAAVLLLASCASRQAEITGCWVQPVPGQPGAMQGIRLLPGGGAESVNMNTLVYTEWSRNGNVLTLRGKSIGNKNSSVFTTQAVITSLTDGKLELEAGGQKDAYIRVKP is encoded by the coding sequence ATGAACAAGCTTCTCTGCACTGCAGCAGTGCTCCTTCTGGCTTCCTGCGCTTCTCGCCAGGCTGAAATCACGGGGTGCTGGGTTCAGCCCGTTCCTGGCCAGCCCGGCGCCATGCAGGGCATCCGCCTCCTGCCCGGCGGCGGGGCGGAATCCGTCAACATGAATACGCTGGTTTACACGGAATGGAGCCGGAACGGCAACGTCCTCACTCTCCGGGGGAAAAGCATCGGCAATAAAAACAGCTCAGTTTTCACCACCCAGGCCGTCATCACCAGCCTGACGGATGGAAAACTGGAACTGGAGGCAGGCGGCCAAAAAGACGCCTACATCCGCGTCAAGCCCTAG